A stretch of the Zeugodacus cucurbitae isolate PBARC_wt_2022May chromosome 6, idZeuCucr1.2, whole genome shotgun sequence genome encodes the following:
- the Amyrel_1 gene encoding alpha-amylase-related protein, giving the protein MSKTNTLSHLIVGLLLLGGLIEAQHEPHWWGNRNSIVHLFEWKWADIAKECEDFLAPHGFAGVQVSPVAENVVIAGRPWWERYQPISYKLVTRSGNEAEFADMLRRCNAVGVRIYVDVLLNHMAASHEGIVKGTGGSIANPSTKYFPAVPYAEIDFHPSCEIHDWNDRFQVQNCELVSLKDLDQSTEWVRERLVEFLDHLIKLGVAGFRVDAAKHMPAEDLKIIYDRVRDLNIVHGFPHNARPFIYQEVIDHGHETINKYEYSPLGAVTEFRFSQEIGGAFRGHNQLKWLQSWGPAWGFLPSEHAFVFVDNHDNQRDGGNVLTYKNAKQYKMATAFTLAYPYGITRVMSSFDFQDHDQAPPADENEQLLSPEFDADGACVNGWVCEHRWRQIYNMVGFKNAVRGTEVSNWWDNGDNQIAFCRGNRGFIAFNNNNWDLRERLHTCLPAGVYCDVISGALVAGKCTSKSVIVDDGGYADIELGADEFDGVLAIHVNAKL; this is encoded by the exons atgtcgaaaacaaataCTTTAAGCCACTTAATTGTCGGCTTACTGCTACTCGGTGGCTTAATAGAAGCACAGCACGAGCCACACTGGTGGGGTAATCGCAATAGTATTGTGCATCTCTTTGAATGGAAGTGGGCTGATATAGCGAAGGAGTGTGAAGACTTCTTAGCGCCACACGGTTTTGCTGGCGTACAG GTCTCGCCAGTGGCTGAGAATGTAGTGATCGCGGGACGCCCGTGGTGGGAGCGTTATCAACCAATCTCCTACAAACTGGTTACGCGTTCCGGCAATGAGGCCGAGTTCGCCGATATGTTGCGCAGATGTAACGCTGTAGGCGTGCGTATTTATGTCGATGTGCTGCTCAATCATATGGCTGCCTCACATGAGGGCATCGTAAAAGGCACGGGCGGCTCGATTGCCAATCCGAGTACGAAGTATTTCCCGGCTGTGCCTTACGCTGAAATCGATTTCCATCCAAGCTGTGAAATCCATGATTGGAATGATCGTTTCCAAGTGCAAAACTGTGAACTAGTTAGTTTGAAGGATTTGGATCAGAGTACCGAATGGGTGCGTGAACGTCTTGTGGAGTTCCTCGATCATTTGATTAAGTTAGGTGTGGCGGGTTTCCGTGTGGATGCCGCTAAACATATGCCAGCAGAGGATTTGAAG ATCATCTACGACCGTGTACGTGATCTCAATATCGTGCACGGCTTTCCACACAATGCACGTCCTTTCATTTATCAAGAGGTCATAGATCATGGTCACGagacaattaataaatatgagtaCAGTCCGCTGGGCGCTGTTACGGAATTCCGCTTCTCGCAGGAGATTGGTGGCGCCTTCCGTGGTCACAATCAACTTAAGTGGTTGCAAAGCTGGGGTCCTGCTTGGGGTTTCTTACCCTCCGAACATGCTTTCGTTTTCGTCGATAATCATGATAATCAACGTGACGGTGGCAATGTGCTCACCTATAAAAATGCCAAGCAATACAAAATGGCCACCGCATTCACTCTGGCTTACCCATATGGCATAACACGTGTGATGAGCTCTTTTGATTTCCAAGATCATGATCAAGCACCACCCGCAGATGAAAACGAACAATTACTCTCACCGGAATTCGATGCAGATGGCGCTTGTGTTAACGGTTGGGTTTGTGAGCATCGTTGGCGTCAAATCTATAATATGGTGGGCTTCAAGAATGCTGTGCGCGGCACCGAAGTGTCAAATTGGTGGGACAATGGCGATAATCAAATTGCCTTCTGTCGTGGAAATCGTGGCTTTATCGccttcaacaacaataactgggATCTGAGGGAGCGTTTACACACTTGTCTGCCGGCGGGTGTTTACTGTGATGTGATTTCCGGTGCGCTTGTGGCTGGAAAATGCACAAGTAAATCAGTGATTGTGGATGACGGGGGATACGCCGATATTGAATTGGGTGCAGACGAGTTCGATGGCGTACTGGCCATACATGTGAATGCGAAGTTGTAA
- the LOC105215130 gene encoding sodium channel protein Nach — protein sequence MAQLKGKHKKQSSSPLLAAIKRTWLAFCASSSIHGLKYTQDRDTNKVVRFIWMLITLIMFICAILMVYTFYMSYRSNPTRMNIEKDHAPVDSIIFPAVTICPETLYNIEQAKSYLATLKLPPGSNISQIIPILTASFGFINDDYAYSIPEIELMQQLIDINNLSTLTFMKNLQWNCEDILFRCRFKWRIVDCKQLLGISRTFFGYCCSFNLNQPGLNYTGKYALSGLFDGLSLILYYNDTNYGELGAYSDGFKVLLSENDAFPSAHAVIKFTPLKQETFVGIRPTETYCSKEVKALSVEERQCVLSHEFPLKHFEKYVGVNCELECRLQNMLKICGCLTYFFYTNDTQERICSFKDIPCLLDNFATIIGRYRNSQCYCPNSCELIDFNVELTNADLQIDIPTVDQFYNGMQENYSVVHIFINNQIYRRIRRDLLSNMVTLVSNLGSAFSLFVGISMISIVEVIYYLTVVLRKYYLQELKAREKLRR from the exons ATGGCTCAGCTGAAAGGCAAGCATAAGAAGCAATCATCTTCACCACTATTAGCAGCTATTAAGCGCACTTGGTTAGCATTTTGCGCCTCAAGTAGTATACATGGCTTGAAGTATACGCAAGACAGAGACACCAATAAAGTGGTGCG CTTTATTTGGATGCTCATCACGTTGATCATGTTTATCTGTGCAATATTAATGGTCTACACATTTTATATGAGTTACCGGAGCAATCCAACCCGTATGAATATAGAGAAGGACCATGCACCGGTTGATAGTATTATTTTTCCAGCCGTAACTATATGTCCGGAGACACTTTACAACATAGAACAGGCAAAAAGCTACCTCGCAACGCT CAAACTACCACCCGGCTCAAATATATCTCAGATAATACCAATTTTGACAGCATCTTTTGGCTTTATCAACGATGACTATGCTTACAGCATACCAGAGATAGAATTGATGCAGCAACTGATTGACATTAATAACCTAAGCACATTGACGTTCAtgaaaaatctacaatggaaTTGTGAAGATATTCTATTTCGCTGTCGTTTCAAGTGGCGAATTGTGGATTGCAAGCAACTCTTGGGAATATCACGCACATTTTTTGGCTACTGTTGTTCCTTCAACCTCAATCAGCCTGG TTTAAACTATACTGGTAAGTACGCATTATCGGGCCTGTTCGATGGTCTTTCACTGATACTTTACTACAATGACACGAATTACGGTGAGTTGGGCGCCTACTCAGATGGTTTTAAAGTTTTACTCTCGGAGAATGATGCTTTCCCCAGCGCGCATGCTGTCATCAAATTCACGCCACTTAAGCAGGAGACTTTCGTCGGGATACGACCCACGGAGACGTACTGTTCGAAGGAGGTGAAAGCATTGTCGGTGGAAGAGCGTCAATGTGTTCTATCGCATGAGTTTCCACTCAAGCATTTCGAGAAATATGTTGGTGTTAATTGTGAGCTGGAATGTCGTCTGCAGAATATGCTTAAAATCTGTGGTTGCCTGACATATTTCTTTTACACAAATGACACACAGGAACGTATTTGCTCCTTCAAGGACATACCCTGCTTATTGGATAATTTCG CCACCATAATTGGACGTTATCGAAACAGTCAATGTTACTGCCCGAATTCCTGCGAATTAATCGACTTTAATGTGGAACTGACGAATGCTGATTTACAAATTGATATACCGACTGTGGATCAGTTTTA CAACGGTATGCAGGAGAACTATTCCGTAGTTCACATATTCATTAACAATCAAATATATCGACGCATACGTCGTGATCTGCTATCAAATATGGTGACACTGGTTT CAAATTTGGGCAGCGCTTTCAGTCTCTTTGTTGGTATCAGCATGATCTCGATTGTAGAAGTCATCTACTATCTAACGGTTGTATTGAGAAAGTATTATCTACAAGAGTTGAAAGCACGTGAGAAGTTACGGCGCTAG